CTCAACTTAGggtgattttcttcttctttgctaTTCCTCTCCTCCGGCAAAGTTTCCAGAATGCAACCTCACACTTGGGGCTTTCGCTTTGGCCCCCGGCTCCAGCAGTAGGGAGCGAGAGCGGCggcggaggaggaggggaggggaagtgggtGTGCGCGCCGAGGAGGGTGTCCGGGCACAACTCTACCTGCTTCCCTCCGCCCGCGCGTCCCCGGCCCGGCCCCGGGCTGCATCTTCCTGGTGCACtcgtgctgctttttttttttttaatctttcattttAGGGTCCGCGTGCGCGGTGGGGGGGTGGAGTAGGGCGCGCATCTTGCCccccctccatccccccccccgtccctttcttcttccctggTCTCGCCGCCGCCTCCAGCTCGCGGCGGACACTGGTGAGCCGGCCGCCCTGGCGCCCCCTCCCCTCCGCCGCCCCTCCTCCGGGGGCCGCGTCTGGCGTCTGAGGAGCCCCCCGCCCCGCACCTCCTCCGCCCCGCACTGGCCATTGGCTTGTCCTGGTCTCTTTTTCATGTCCAGCCCCTGATGTGTGTCCATTGGTGTgagcttccccttccctcctccccttctctcctgctCGCCCTGCCCATGTTTTGTGTGTCTCTGTCCATCCAGACTCCTGACGTTCAAGTTCGCAGGGACGTCACGTCCGCACTTGAACTTGCAGCTCAGGGGGGcttttgccatttttttcatctctctctctctcctctctctctccctctctctctcccctctctctttttttttttttgcttaaaaaaaaaaaaagccatgacgGCTCTCCCACAATTCATCTTCCCTGCGCCATCTTTGtattatttctaatttattttggatGTCAAAAGGCACTGATGAAGATATTTTCTCTGGAGTCTCCTTCTTTCTAACCCGGCTCTCCCGATGTGAACCGAGCCGTCGTCCgcacgccgccgccgccgcccgccccgcAGCCCACCATGTCTCGCCGCAAGCAAGGCAAACCCCAGCACTTAAGCAAACGGGAATTCTCGCGTAAGTAacccaataatagtaataataattattaataatcacGAGAGCGCGCAAGACAAGAAgcaagggaaagggggagagaggggtgtgtgcacgcatttaaatttttttttttcacgagATAAACCTCCAACAGTcgggaaaaaagaaattaagagagggagaaagagagagaaaacccaTACCTCGTCCCATCTCAAATCATAGCCGTATTCACACTTTTGGGATAGCATAtgctttgaaattttattttattttacaaaatttgaCTCCTCCTCTTTCCTGCTTTCTGCTGCCTTATTTCGCTTTTCGAAAAGGAATGCAATCATTTCCCCCTTTAATTTTGCAAAATAATGAACAATGCTAAGGATACGGACAACTCTTGCAAACAGTGGGGAGAGAGCTGAAGGGAAAAGGGGGTTACTTCCACTCAGGGTAGGAAAATggaagggagtggggaggggggagttgaAACCTGAAAAAACAGTTCCCTGGGAGAAAAGAGGTGAGACTGGCCCTCGGACGCCAGCGCGCTCAGGGTCAAGTGTGCACGGGGAGAAAAGTAGTCATCTCCACAATAGTGAGAAAGTGGGATTGTGGGAGGGGGGCCCCCCGGCGCTCCAGAGTCAGCAGAGGGGCCGCTGTGGCCGGGAAAACCATGCAGCCGGGAAGGACAGGAGGCGCAGCCGGTGCTGCCGCCTTTTGTTCCGGCCGGAGGTGGGTGCTTGTCCCGCTGCCTTTTGTGCCGACTCCTCGAGCTTGCCCTCCCGCGCCGCCTCCGCCGAAGGCCAGGAGCAAGAGCCAGGGGCGagcgggagagggagggagggagggcgccCGGGCTGCGGTTGCCTGGGCTGCTGTTGCCCGCCCCTCTCGGCCGAACCATAGTAGCGACGGAAAGACGTGCAAAATcagttgaaaataaaataaaataaaagaagcatgGCAAGGAATGTAACATTTCTTGCCCCTAAACATGCCAACCGCTCCGCTGgctcccccctcctttccttaGCAGTATTCTTtttgactccccccacccccccttgcAAAATATCTTACTATCTCTAATAGAGGGGAAAATACAATTACCCCCTTCTCCAAAATCCCTTTAGTTGCAAACTTAGAGCGCTGGCGGCAGGGAGAGGGAGCAAGGAACTCCCTCCTCTTACTATTTTTTGGAAGATTTTCAAAAAAAGTGGAAGTGGATTTTGATTGGGAAAAATCTCGTGTCTGAATGTTTACAAGCACCGCGTGTGCGGGAGCCTCCTGCCAACAAACAGACAGAGGACCGAGCGCGGCGCGGCAGCCTGGGAGCAGGCGGCGACGGCGGCCGGGCCTCGCAGGGGCCTCTCGGGGCCTCGCCTCGCCCCCGCCCCTCCCGGGATAGCCCACCCGCAGGCCGTGCTGCGACTCAGCACCGGCCGAGTCCTAAGTCCCTTCTCGCTCCTTGCACGAAGCCCAGATCAACTCCCCGCCAACCGGACTGCGAAATCGACTGGCGAGAAACTCGGTCTCCTAGAGCATTTTTGCTTTGCAAAGCAACTGTAAAAGCGcattctgtctccccaccctcgcGTCCTGTCCACAGCTCGGGACCGTGAGGAGGTCACCACGTGCTTTCTTCGTCCTCCTTCCTAAGGGTCTGGCCACCAAACTCAGGTTTTTCAGTGCAGTTAGGCCAGGTGTGTGGTTGGGTAGAGGTGGGGGTAGGGAATGTGATGGTGCTGGGTGGGCTGGAGAGTAGTATGCTCTGCTGTGCATTTTTGGAGTGCTGGGTCCTGGAACTCAACGCAACCCCCACCTTTGAGTTCTTGCCTTCTATCCTGGGTCTGGGTTTCTGCGTGTGTGGGGGTTCCGAGaccctctgtgtatgtgtgtgtgtggggggcgtcTCCTGGCTAACAGGAAGCCCCTGGAAACGCAGACGGTGGGGACTTTGCAAAGTTTGGCAGCAACAGACAGAAAGGCATGGGAAAGCTCGAATCCATTCCTCTCCTCATTCATGAcacttatttaaatttttgatgccatttttaaaaagaccaccTATGCACtgtcctgtatatatatatttaaaggtgTGGAGGGTGAGCACAGGGAATTGAATTTTTCACAGGGCCCTGGAACTTGTCACACACTTAAGAAGCTCCCCCGCCCCAGCACGTTGCGGGGCCCTCCCTTTCCCCACCCCCGCGCATCCCTCCCTCTCcgctctcccccgccccccactccCCCGGCTGCGCCGGATGCGGAGCAGACGAGGCGCTCGGCGGTGTGAAGTTACAGTCCGGCCAGGTATCGGCGGGAAGGAAGGGCAGTGTTCGCAGGACTCGGGAAAGCCGAGCCCTTCTTCGGAGGATGCACTGGGGGCTTGGCTCACAGGCCACAGGCGTGCAGTCGGACTActagccccccacccctaccccccatacCGGGTCTATCTCGGGGCACCTTAGGTTGGGTGGCTTAGCCTCTTTCTTTCGTCCCAGTGAGGGGGTTGGGTTGAAGAACCCACTTGGAGAGAGGGGGTGCTCTTTTCTCGTTTTCTGGGTGCGCAGAGGGGACTGGAGCGAGCCAGGTCTTTAGGAAACCCTTCTCACCCCCCATTCTCCGCTTCTTGGGCTGAATGAACCGTTCGGTCGCTAGGAGGCAGAACAAGATCAAGAAAGCTCAGCGAACTTGAACCTGTACCaagccacccccgccccccccccccccccccgcatcggCGGTTCTCTAGCCAAGGAGGGACTTGCTTtgcgagggtgggggtgggggaaacggACGGTTAGGCAGAAACCCTCGCGGCGCCCCCCCATCACCCCCTATGTCTTTGTTCTTCATTTTGACTTTAAAAATGCTTCTGGCCTGGGCTTTGGAGAAGGGCCTGAGCGCGCGGCCGACACCCCCGCGAGCCGGGTGCGGAGCGGGGGTGCAGTTTTCGCTTTCTTTCTGGACAGCATTTTTTGATGTGGAGGAAGCGGGAGTGCGCCCTCTCCAGCTTCGGGGCCAGGCCAAAGGGCGGGATGTGGCTAGTTTGCACTTAGTCTCCAGGTTTACTTCTTCCAgctactcaccccccccccccccccccccccgtgcagaGCACTGATAACAGCGCCGGCAGCAGGCTTGCAGGAAGGTGCTGCAGTGCGAccccctgctccccctcctcctgcagCTCTCGCCTCGGAGCCCGAAATCACAACAATAGTAATAGTTATCATCATAATGATGCGGCCAAGCAGCGTCATTAATAATGAATAACCGTTGCCGCCCCGGCCGCGTCGCACACACCGGTGCTTGGAATTGCGAGAGAAATATTTGCAGAgatttccccccccacacacacacaccccagagtgaaAAAGTGTGAGCCTTTTGGCAAAGAATCAATTTCAGGACTCGTGTTTGGGGTTCGTGCGGTGATAACCGAGACAGCACCAGGTTAACCAGCAGAGTTTTCCAAACCTCACTTCCCATTGCTCCAACTGGCGGGCCTAAGGAGCCATTGTCAGCCAGCGACCAGGCTGGATCGAGAGTCGGGGGCCCCTGGCTGTCTGCTGCCTCCGGGCCCCGGGCCCCACTGCCCAGCAGCAGCCGCTGCACGTGTTCACAGAGAGCGCGGCGGAGCCTGCAGCCTGCACGCTGCTCGCTTTGTGCCTCCTAGTCCCCGCGTCCAACTTCACTTTCTGAACGTTACGCCCCCGCGGGGACCCCTGCCCCGAGCCTGTTGCCCTTGccttctcttttgtttcttttgcttttcctttctgCATTTCAGCCTCGGTTTACTTCCATACCTGGTTAAGACAATCAAAGGGAAAGACTTGGAAAGCAAAGTTGAAGGCAgattccccctttcccctccccccctcctccaccaGCCGCGTTTGCCTTCCTCTTTTCCTACATTTCTTCTAAGGatttttctttcgttctttttcttcttctgaatgTATGCCTTTGCAACTGTCTTAAAGGGAAGATCTTAGTCAGTCGCTGGGGTATTGAGACGTTCCAATCTGTCTTGCTGTTTTAAAGCAGaagcattttattttctatttctttctctacaGAGAATTCGCAGctaattattatgattatttaccCACTCCCTTCCACTTCAATCCAGGACTCCAAGCTTTGTAGCGGGAGCTTAGGCCAGAGCTAAGAAACGATGGTATTGTGGGGGCGAAGGAGGGTGGAATCGAATTGAGGGAGGGGTAAAATGGCTGAGGTTAGGAATGTTCTTAGGGAAAGGGGAATTTGCATTAAAATACAGAGAAATTATCAGATGCCCAGAAAGGAAATGCTGATTGCCACTGAGAAAAGATGTCAATGCAAATCAGTAGACTACACTAAGAgattgtattttcattttttctttgtgcCCCACTTCGtctgatttttaataatttagcAGAAATAATAAGAACACGCTTTGGTATTTTCTCTGAACATCTCTAGCGAATGTTTTGCAAGGAACTCGATGTTAAACGTATTTCATACATTAGGATATAATTCTTGTTAATTAGCAATAATTTACGTTAAGAGCATAGAAAATGTTGAGGTTACAGGTTTTATATCTGTACATTTGATCATCTTGTTATTTTCAAGAACTTTGCCTCCTATAAAATTAATTAGGTGAAATGTGGGGGTGTAATCAGCAACCTCTGAATTACCACTTCATTTCCTGGTTTTGATTGTAAATCAGTTCAGTCACTACATTTAGAAGACTTTAACCAAGTCTGTTTTGTAGTGCATTACCTTTAACTATTTGATACCTAAGATGATATTTCCTATTGCtcctaaataatattttattttcaggaaTGTGTCAGGTCATGAGAATAAGGAATGAATCTTAGAGTAGACTTAATTTTCTTTCTGCAAAGGTTCTACGTACTGCTAactttaatagtaataataataaaattcccTGAGTCTCTCTGCAGTCTGTAAATCTCAGAATTTGTAGAAAACGctggacccccccaaaaaatccaCATTTGCTAAATGTGCacataaaacctttaattaaaataTCCAGGATCTTGGAGTATGACTTCCTTATGCAATTCACTTGATCAAAATGAAAGCAAATGTAGGAGAAAAATTACATAGAAGCATAATGCAAAAGCAATTCTGTTTATTTGAAAAAGATGTGTATTCTGTATCTTTTGGCCAGTATGTTGGACAGTGTGCTTACCTTGCTGTCTTTATTAGTAATAATATAACCTTCATATTCCTGTGGTGACCTTATGTTAAATTAGCAGGACTACCAGAGGCTAGAAATTATGACATGTCCTACTTGAGCACAGGTGCAGCTAGGCAGGACTCTCTCAATATTATTTCACCTAGCACATCTGGGAGTTACTCCAGATCTTCCCCCTCAATATTCAGCCTGGGTAGGGTTGAAATAAATTTAACCTGAGTTCACTGGATTTTTGCACTTTATCAAAATATGTTCCAATATTCTACACTCaaattaaaatctattttttgATTCTCTGTGGCTTTAAGTTCATTAAATGTGAAATTGGCAGCTTGCTAAAGAAGGTCAGACTGATTAACTGTTTAAGACTTGTACATTTTCTGCTTCAGTTTTTATTAATTGGCAGCATCTTGGATGTGTTTtgtattttgagatttttttttttttaatagagtaaCCATAAGGTTTCAGAAGCAGAGACTTACtaactctctttcccttctttggaaGGTTGAAAAAAATGATAGAAGCTGTTCAGATTGATATTAGAGTTTTTtagtgaaaagttaaaaaaaaaaaaaggaaatagaaatgagACATAGCTACCTTGTTATAACATCCGCTAGTGATTATGTGTGCAGAAATAGTTCCATAATGAAGTGTTTTGGAGCTCATTCAGAAAATTAGTCAACTTTGACAACATTAGGTGAAATATTTCAAGTCTAAATAAAGAAAGGACATCTCAGCACTGTTCTGAAATGTGGCATTTGTATGACCATTCTGATTTTTATGTGATGGGGTgccaccaaattaaaaaaaaagatatttagaaTATTTTAGGCATTCTTTCCTTCagtatgaaaaacaaaaaaaaaaacagactaatTGGCTTGTTTTCTTAAGTACTCAAAAGTATTACATTTAGCTAATGTTTCTGAGAAGAAATACCAGTGAATTtggtatttctttgattttttttatagcaTTGCTGAGAATGAGATCAGAAAGGTTTTTGGCAGTATGAATTATACtgtgttatgattattatttagATCCATTTCACATGTGAATGCAGTTGTTTTCTTACTATTTAGCACAATAGACTGTAGTTTCtgtgaaaaaaatatttgtttcaatCCATATTGCTACCATTTTAGGGGTAGTTATCATTTAAGTTTTCTTGATGTGCCCTATGTTAACCATAATAGTCATATTCTAAAGTCACAAACCTTGTATGTTTGTAGGGTATGTGTGgtatatttctgtttctctggagTTATGAAGTCAAGAGTTTTCCTAAAATATATGCTGATTTGCTCATTGATAAATTTGGTTTCTTGAAGATAATCTCCATGTTATTGTGCATTTCAGATGTTCAGACTTTTTAGGTATTCTAGAGAGGGGCCTAGACACACTTTATACAGTGTAGTGGGATGGGCTAGGGTTGacagtgtttctctttttttcatcctCCCAATCACTCTAATAATAATTGTGCTTTTGTTTCTCCAACTACAGCCGAACCTCTTGAAGCCATTCTTACAGATGATGAACCAGACCACGGCCCTTTGGGAGCTCCAGAAGGGGACCATGACCTCCTCACATGTGGGCAGTGCCAGATGAACTTCCCATTGGGGGACATTCTTATTTTTATCGAGCACAAACGGAAACAATGCAATGGCAGCCTCTGCTTAGAAAAAGCTGTGGATAAGCCACCTTCCCCTTCACCAATCGAGATGAAAAAAGCATCCAATCCCGTGGAGGTTGGCATCCAGGTCACGCCAGAGGATGACGATTGTTTATCAACGTCATCTAGAGGAATTTGCCCCAAACAGGAACACATAGCAGGTAAATGAGAAGCAAGGAGAAAAGCTGTTTgcatgttttcttttcattttcagaaGTGCTATAGCAAAGCACTGAGGAGCAGTGAAGTGCTTTCTGTATTACTCCATGTGACTGTCCATGACAGCCCTGTAAAGTTAAAATGATCATTCAGATTTCTTATATTCagaacacaaaaaataaatattttcccacTTCACGGAGTCAGATGTAGGTGGAATAGGTACACACACCTGCTACCCTTTCTCTTTATCTACTAATTCTGAATTTCTTtgcatttttctctcctttttttatttttaagtgttaaACTTTTACTACTGTCAGCCCAATTTTCCAACATCCATTTTCAGCTTTGGTGACAAGTCAGTGGCGGAGTGGCCATATATAGGCATTTGCAGTTGGGCCAGTGTCATGTTTGAATCAGAATACCTGGTCAGGCTTCCTTAGTGGTGCAGTTAGTGCTTAAGGTTCCTGTGAGTTGGAGTGTGTTGATAGGACTTTTTGGAGGGGGTGGAAAGAGTTAACAGCTTCAGGGGTAGTCTTGGATCCATATTGGCTGTCAGCCCTTATGGGTCTGTAATTAAACACAG
Above is a window of Erinaceus europaeus chromosome 3, mEriEur2.1, whole genome shotgun sequence DNA encoding:
- the BCL11A gene encoding B-cell lymphoma/leukemia 11A isoform X10, which produces MRSRRGARRCEVTVRPAEPLEAILTDDEPDHGPLGAPEGDHDLLTCGQCQMNFPLGDILIFIEHKRKQCNGSLCLEKAVDKPPSPSPIEMKKASNPVEVGIQVTPEDDDCLSTSSRGICPKQEHIADKLLHWRGLSSPRSAHGALIPTPGMSAEYAPQGICKDEPSSYTCTTCKQPFTSAWFLLQHAQNTHGLRIYLESEHGSPLTPRVLHTPPFGVAPRELKMCGSFRMEAREPLSSEKI
- the BCL11A gene encoding B-cell lymphoma/leukemia 11A isoform X9, whose product is MSRRKQGKPQHLSKREFSPEPLEAILTDDEPDHGPLGAPEGDHDLLTCGQCQMNFPLGDILIFIEHKRKQCNGSLCLEKAVDKPPSPSPIEMKKASNPVEVGIQVTPEDDDCLSTSSRGICPKQEHIADKLLHWRGLSSPRSAHGALIPTPGMSAEYAPQGICKDEPSSYTCTTCKQPFTSAWFLLQHAQNTHGLRIYLESEHGSPLTPRVLHTPPFGVAPRELKMCGSFRMEAREPLSSEKI